The Oceanisphaera avium genome includes a region encoding these proteins:
- the gorA gene encoding glutathione-disulfide reductase yields the protein MAQHFDYIAIGGGSGGIASANRAAMHGKKVALIEAKDLGGTCVNVGCVPKKVMWYGAQVADAIKLYAKDYGFDVDLKGHSWSKLIESRQAYIGRIHDSYDRVLGNNKITVIKGFARFKDANTLVVNGEEYTADHIAIATGGEPVIPQIPGAEYGIDSDGFFALTEQPKRVAVVGAGYIAVELAGVMNALGSETHLLVRKQSPLREFDPLLVETLVEAMNSEGPTLHTESVPKSVEKNSDGSLTLHLENAKQVTVDCLIWAIGRRPLTDQLNLEAAGVETDARGYIKVDKYQNTSAKGVYALGDNIGYVELTPVAVKAGRLLSERLFNGQTNAQMDYDMVPTVVFSHPPIGTLGLTEPQAKEQHGDEQVKVYTSTFTSMYTAVTAHRQPCKMKLVCVGKDEKVVGVHGIGFGMDEILQGFAVAVKMGATKADFDACVAIHPTGAEEFVTMRG from the coding sequence ATGGCACAGCATTTTGATTACATCGCCATCGGCGGCGGCAGTGGCGGGATTGCCTCAGCAAACCGCGCTGCTATGCACGGTAAAAAAGTCGCCTTAATTGAAGCCAAAGACTTAGGTGGCACTTGTGTCAACGTAGGTTGCGTGCCTAAAAAGGTGATGTGGTATGGGGCACAAGTGGCCGATGCCATTAAGTTATATGCTAAAGATTATGGCTTTGACGTGGATCTAAAAGGCCACAGCTGGAGCAAGTTAATTGAAAGCCGCCAAGCCTATATTGGTCGAATTCATGACTCTTATGATCGGGTGCTAGGTAATAATAAAATAACCGTGATTAAGGGCTTTGCCCGCTTTAAAGATGCCAATACCCTAGTAGTGAACGGCGAAGAATATACCGCCGACCATATTGCTATTGCCACTGGCGGCGAGCCGGTTATTCCACAGATCCCTGGAGCTGAATATGGCATCGACTCCGACGGCTTTTTTGCACTCACCGAACAACCTAAGCGTGTAGCGGTAGTGGGTGCCGGTTATATTGCTGTAGAGCTGGCAGGAGTGATGAATGCACTGGGCTCTGAAACGCATTTATTAGTGCGCAAGCAATCCCCTCTTCGCGAATTTGATCCCCTTTTAGTTGAAACCCTAGTAGAGGCCATGAACAGCGAAGGGCCAACATTACACACCGAGTCGGTTCCTAAAAGCGTTGAAAAAAATAGCGATGGCAGCTTAACGCTGCATTTAGAAAACGCAAAGCAAGTGACCGTCGATTGCTTAATTTGGGCTATTGGCCGTCGTCCATTAACGGACCAACTCAACCTAGAAGCCGCCGGCGTTGAAACAGATGCGAGGGGCTACATCAAAGTTGATAAATACCAAAACACCAGCGCTAAGGGTGTTTATGCTCTTGGCGATAACATTGGCTATGTTGAGCTAACGCCAGTGGCAGTGAAAGCGGGCCGTTTGTTATCAGAGCGCTTATTCAACGGCCAAACTAACGCCCAAATGGATTATGACATGGTACCGACAGTGGTATTTAGTCACCCGCCTATTGGCACCTTAGGCCTCACCGAGCCCCAAGCTAAAGAGCAACATGGCGATGAGCAAGTGAAAGTCTATACCTCTACTTTTACCTCTATGTATACCGCAGTAACAGCCCACCGCCAGCCTTGCAAAATGAAGCTAGTGTGTGTGGGTAAAGATGAAAAAGTAGTAGGCGTACACGGCATTGGTTTTGGCATGGATGAAATCTTGCAAGGCTTCGCAGTCGCCGTGAAAATGGGCGCCACTAAAGCAGATTTTGATGCCTGCGTGGCCATTCATCCCACGGGCGCGGAAGAGTTTGTGACTATGAGGGGTTAA
- a CDS encoding class I SAM-dependent methyltransferase → MTDVQHPLATHYPVQIVVKDIELQSNAALLAETLSGVTPAAPFALVFIDGRLELQKLDEPKLSGIYVDLAEGAVAHRRKFGGGRGQSIAKAVGLKKGQNPTVVDGTAGLGRDAFVLASLGCTVWLCERHPVVHALLADGLRRARQDAEIGDWVAERMQLLPLGTKLAEISTLLKESIEVVYLDPMFPHKKKAALVKKEMRVFHSLVGPDLDADTLLPQALQLAQARVVVKRPSYAGFLNNSAPATQIATKNNRFDLYINQALSPAGSRT, encoded by the coding sequence ATGACAGACGTTCAACATCCGTTAGCCACTCACTACCCCGTACAAATTGTGGTAAAAGACATCGAGTTGCAAAGCAATGCCGCGCTCTTGGCTGAGACCTTAAGCGGTGTTACGCCCGCCGCTCCCTTTGCTCTGGTGTTTATTGATGGCCGATTGGAGCTGCAAAAGCTTGATGAGCCCAAACTCAGCGGTATCTATGTGGATCTTGCCGAGGGTGCGGTCGCTCATAGACGCAAGTTTGGTGGTGGACGTGGACAATCGATTGCTAAAGCTGTGGGCTTAAAGAAAGGCCAAAACCCCACCGTAGTGGATGGCACCGCCGGCTTAGGACGAGATGCCTTTGTTTTAGCCTCTCTTGGTTGCACAGTTTGGCTGTGCGAGCGCCACCCAGTGGTGCATGCGCTGTTAGCCGATGGCTTGCGCCGCGCTCGCCAAGATGCAGAAATAGGGGATTGGGTAGCTGAGCGGATGCAGCTGCTACCTCTAGGGACTAAGTTAGCTGAGATAAGTACGCTGCTTAAAGAGTCGATAGAGGTGGTGTATTTAGACCCCATGTTTCCCCATAAGAAGAAAGCCGCGTTAGTAAAAAAAGAAATGCGCGTGTTTCACTCGCTAGTGGGCCCCGACTTAGACGCCGATACTTTATTGCCCCAAGCGCTGCAATTAGCCCAAGCCAGGGTCGTAGTAAAGCGCCCCAGTTACGCGGGTTTTTTAAATAACAGCGCGCCTGCAACACAAATAGCCACCAAAAATAATCGTTTTGATTTATATATTAACCAAGCACTAAGCCCTGCGGGCAGCCGTACGTGA
- a CDS encoding carboxylate/amino acid/amine transporter, which produces MPYLVVVTLLWAFSFSFIGVYLAGNVDSYFSVLSRVGLASLLFLPWLSWRQPPRLALGIMACGALQLGVMYLFYYQSFLLLSVPEVLIFTVLTPIYVTLIYDLLHRRFNPGYLLTALLAVLGALVIRFNGLNSDYWLGFMVVQGANLSFALGQVGYKVLLERYQPSAAQHKLFGYFYLGALAVALPAWWLLGSALYPSTQLQWGILLWLGLGASGLGYFLWNKGATLVNAGALAIMNNALVPAGLLVNLLLWNREADLVRLSLGGALLLASLALNQVWLKPKTQLTN; this is translated from the coding sequence ATGCCTTATCTTGTTGTCGTTACCTTACTTTGGGCTTTTTCTTTTAGCTTTATTGGCGTTTATTTAGCGGGCAACGTTGATAGCTACTTTTCTGTACTAAGCCGAGTGGGATTAGCCAGCTTGCTGTTTTTACCTTGGCTGTCGTGGCGCCAGCCTCCTCGCCTTGCTCTAGGGATAATGGCGTGCGGGGCACTGCAACTTGGCGTCATGTATTTGTTTTATTATCAGTCTTTTTTATTACTCAGTGTGCCCGAAGTGCTGATTTTTACGGTGCTCACCCCTATTTATGTCACGCTGATTTATGACCTCTTACATCGGCGCTTTAACCCAGGTTACTTACTTACCGCTCTTTTAGCGGTATTAGGCGCCTTAGTGATCCGTTTTAATGGTCTTAATAGTGACTATTGGCTGGGATTTATGGTGGTACAAGGCGCAAACTTATCTTTTGCACTTGGCCAAGTCGGCTATAAAGTCTTGCTTGAGCGCTACCAACCTAGTGCAGCGCAACATAAATTATTTGGCTATTTCTATTTAGGTGCGCTGGCGGTAGCACTGCCCGCATGGTGGCTGTTAGGCAGTGCTCTTTATCCAAGTACTCAGCTGCAATGGGGCATTTTATTATGGCTAGGCTTAGGCGCCTCAGGCTTAGGTTATTTTTTATGGAATAAAGGCGCCACCCTAGTTAACGCCGGCGCTCTCGCCATTATGAACAATGCCCTCGTCCCCGCCGGCTTGCTCGTCAATTTACTGCTTTGGAACCGTGAAGCAGACTTAGTGCGCCTAAGTTTAGGCGGTGCTTTGCTGCTCGCTTCATTAGCACTCAATCAAGTCTGGCTAAAACCTAAGACTCAGCTCACGAACTAA
- the dps gene encoding DNA starvation/stationary phase protection protein Dps: MRERYASGLDDNTAKKMIELLNANLANVIDLTLSGKQCHWNLQGAGFIGVHQLLDETTARILEISDTIAERVVILGGEPNGLASRVAKDTVLKPYPTGITAVNDHVKALTERYKKVAETLREAIEAAGEAGDEDTADLFTEASRIIDKDAWFIGANAK, from the coding sequence ATGAGAGAACGTTACGCAAGCGGACTGGACGACAACACTGCCAAGAAAATGATCGAGCTATTAAATGCCAATTTGGCTAACGTCATCGACTTAACCTTATCTGGCAAGCAGTGCCACTGGAACTTACAAGGTGCCGGCTTTATTGGCGTGCATCAGCTATTAGATGAAACCACTGCCCGAATTCTTGAAATCTCTGACACTATTGCCGAGCGCGTCGTCATTTTAGGTGGTGAGCCTAATGGCTTGGCCAGCCGCGTGGCTAAAGATACGGTACTTAAGCCTTACCCAACCGGTATTACTGCGGTAAATGATCACGTTAAAGCACTGACCGAGCGTTATAAAAAAGTGGCCGAAACGCTGCGTGAAGCCATTGAAGCAGCGGGTGAGGCGGGAGATGAAGATACTGCCGACTTATTTACCGAAGCCAGCCGTATTATCGATAAAGATGCCTGGTTTATTGGTGCTAATGCTAAATAA
- a CDS encoding CobW family GTP-binding protein has protein sequence MSTPVITHLVMGFLGSGKTTLLRHLLANKPEHERWAILVNEFGEVGIDGALLTEQGAMIKEVPGGCLCCVSGLPFQIGLNALLHKAKPDRLFIEPSGLGHPSQILKTLTNEHYQDVLQLGATFCVVDPRQWADKRYQAHETYQDQLALADVLVLNKSDLSTPEQVTNLIAAIEQGYLAKPLTSQALASKSAPQQYVTVSQGQLDIGWLNTAHNSERHAAHPQAHASNAPRPLVAQSEPRLSRAQPWRRYSNLGQDHYSVGWRFLDEVCFDLSKVDTFCRSLKVARLKAVLPTTDGWWAFNMVDEQLAVYRIAPQTEGRLELIDLEPLPAQALQKQLLASRAE, from the coding sequence ATGAGCACTCCTGTTATCACTCACTTGGTGATGGGCTTTTTAGGCAGCGGAAAAACCACCTTATTACGTCATTTACTTGCCAATAAGCCCGAGCATGAGCGTTGGGCCATTTTAGTCAACGAATTTGGTGAAGTAGGCATAGACGGTGCTTTATTAACTGAACAAGGCGCCATGATCAAAGAAGTACCGGGCGGCTGTTTATGTTGTGTGTCTGGCTTGCCCTTTCAAATTGGTTTAAATGCTCTACTGCATAAAGCTAAGCCGGATCGCTTGTTTATTGAGCCCAGTGGTTTAGGACATCCGAGCCAAATTTTAAAAACGCTAACTAATGAGCATTATCAAGACGTACTGCAATTAGGCGCCACTTTTTGTGTAGTCGACCCTCGCCAGTGGGCAGACAAACGCTACCAAGCTCATGAGACTTACCAAGACCAGTTAGCTCTAGCCGATGTGTTAGTGCTGAATAAGTCTGATTTAAGCACGCCTGAACAAGTAACAAATTTAATCGCGGCTATTGAGCAAGGTTACTTAGCTAAACCTTTAACATCTCAAGCTTTAGCATCCAAGTCGGCGCCCCAGCAATATGTCACCGTTAGCCAAGGGCAGCTAGATATTGGCTGGTTAAACACCGCCCATAATAGCGAGCGTCACGCCGCTCACCCTCAAGCCCATGCCAGTAATGCCCCACGCCCCTTAGTTGCCCAGTCTGAACCTCGCTTAAGTCGTGCTCAGCCATGGCGCAGGTACAGTAATCTTGGCCAAGATCATTACTCGGTGGGTTGGCGCTTTCTCGATGAAGTCTGTTTTGATTTAAGTAAAGTCGATACTTTTTGCCGCTCACTTAAGGTTGCCAGACTTAAAGCGGTATTACCTACCACAGATGGCTGGTGGGCTTTTAATATGGTGGATGAGCAGTTAGCTGTGTATCGCATAGCGCCCCAAACAGAAGGACGTTTAGAGTTAATCGACCTCGAGCCCTTGCCCGCACAAGCGCTACAAAAACAGCTGTTAGCGAGCCGAGCCGAGTGA
- a CDS encoding DUF736 domain-containing protein: MCHPQRWQLVVHYVTKAKPQTHSLVLPWSVQATLQGGQLHTLALNLKVKLVPNDKGNNESAPDFRVQAASYDIGAAWKKISEAGREYLSVTIDDLSFPGGLPARY; the protein is encoded by the coding sequence GTGTGTCACCCTCAGCGTTGGCAGCTTGTTGTCCATTATGTCACAAAGGCAAAGCCACAAACACACAGCTTGGTCTTGCCATGGAGCGTCCAAGCCACGCTTCAAGGGGGTCAGCTCCACACTCTGGCCCTGAATCTCAAGGTCAAACTCGTTCCCAACGACAAGGGCAACAACGAAAGCGCCCCTGACTTCCGCGTGCAGGCGGCAAGCTACGACATTGGTGCTGCCTGGAAGAAAATTAGCGAAGCCGGACGGGAGTATCTGTCCGTGACCATCGACGACCTTTCGTTTCCAGGAGGACTACCTGCTCGTTACTGA
- a CDS encoding LysR family transcriptional regulator, whose amino-acid sequence MDNLYQRLDLNLLRVFDVLMNSRNVTRAAEQLNLSQSTVSHALARLRQALDDPLFVMTRKEMRPTQRALALAAPVRQSLMLIEQGIRQSASFDPKVSARTFRIAVPSSIEHGAVPLLVDLLHQRAPACRLAVTELVHSDYEDNLSRGGMDLVVAFASGDHLSPRLKISPWFDNAMVCLSAKESDLPAQLSAEQLVSWSHVSTSTWGHNQTLVENWLKKKGLERPIAVWVPSFEALPKLLATGRYLAMVPELIARDFCHYYPLQQHVLSEPLRSTYVIAQHPLTEFDPALIWFRQLLDEIGDQLRSSP is encoded by the coding sequence ATGGATAATTTATATCAACGCCTCGACTTAAATTTGTTGCGCGTGTTTGATGTGCTAATGAATAGTCGCAATGTTACCCGCGCCGCCGAGCAGCTTAATTTGTCTCAATCTACGGTAAGCCATGCTTTGGCGCGCTTGCGCCAAGCGCTGGACGATCCCTTATTTGTGATGACTCGTAAAGAGATGCGCCCCACCCAAAGAGCGTTGGCGTTGGCGGCGCCCGTACGCCAATCATTAATGCTCATTGAACAAGGGATCCGCCAATCAGCAAGTTTTGACCCTAAAGTATCGGCGCGCACCTTTCGTATTGCCGTCCCTTCATCCATTGAGCATGGCGCCGTACCGCTATTAGTGGACTTATTACATCAGCGTGCGCCTGCCTGTCGACTGGCGGTCACCGAGTTAGTGCACTCTGATTATGAAGATAATCTTTCTCGCGGCGGTATGGATTTGGTGGTGGCGTTTGCCAGTGGCGATCACCTCTCACCACGGTTAAAGATTAGCCCTTGGTTTGATAATGCCATGGTGTGTTTATCGGCCAAAGAAAGCGATTTGCCTGCCCAATTAAGTGCCGAGCAGTTAGTGAGCTGGAGCCATGTTTCTACCTCTACCTGGGGACATAACCAAACCTTGGTAGAAAACTGGCTAAAGAAGAAAGGATTAGAGCGCCCCATTGCGGTGTGGGTACCCAGCTTTGAGGCGCTACCTAAACTGTTGGCAACCGGACGTTACTTGGCCATGGTGCCTGAGCTGATTGCGCGGGATTTTTGTCATTACTATCCTTTGCAACAACACGTATTAAGTGAGCCACTGCGCAGTACTTATGTCATAGCGCAACACCCCTTAACTGAATTTGATCCGGCGCTGATTTGGTTTCGCCAGTTGCTTGATGAGATAGGCGATCAACTGCGTTCATCGCCTTAA
- the prlC gene encoding oligopeptidase A: MTNPLLTMDGLPPFSQIKPEHIKPALEHAINDCKKRVELVLGRDDDENFTWDNLVAPLEEVGDRLSRIWSPASHLNSVLNSEELRLAYEECLPLLSEYSTWMGQHQGLFDAYQSLAKRDNFKKLSLAQQKEVNNTLRDFRLSGIALEAGQKQRFGEIKSRLSDLGSQFSNQVLDATQAWIKHITDDAQLAGLPDSAKAAAQAQAQARELEGWVFTLDIPSYLPVMMYADDAALREELYRAYSTRASDQGPNAGEFDNTQVIEETLALKQELAELLGFENYAQLSLSTKMAESEQQVLDFLGELAERSYPQGQADLAELTEFAHEHHGIEQLNAWDVTYYGEKLKQHKYTISDEELRPYFPANKVVHGLFETVKRLFGVKVTERFGVEVWHPDVRFFDIFGEDGELRGSFYLDLYARANKRGGAWMDDCMGRRYREDGSLQKPVAYLTCNFNGPVGDQPALFTHGEVETLFHEFGHGIHHMLTKVDVAGVSGINGVPWDAVELPSQFLENWCWQPEALAFISGHYETGAPLPADLLERMLAARNYHSALMMLRQLEFALFDFKLHMNKDSAKPGQVQAILDEVRQSVAVITPPSFNRFQHGFAHIFAGGYAAGYYSYKWAEVLSSDAFSRFEEEGIFCAKTGRDFLHAILEQGGAKEPMELFKQFRGREPNTDALLRHSGITA; the protein is encoded by the coding sequence ATGACTAATCCATTACTGACCATGGACGGCTTGCCGCCGTTTAGTCAGATTAAGCCAGAGCATATTAAGCCGGCGCTCGAGCATGCTATTAATGATTGTAAAAAACGCGTGGAGCTGGTGTTAGGCCGTGACGATGATGAAAACTTTACGTGGGACAACTTGGTTGCGCCATTAGAAGAAGTAGGAGATCGGCTATCGCGTATTTGGTCGCCGGCCAGTCATTTAAACAGTGTGCTCAATAGCGAAGAATTACGCTTAGCTTATGAAGAGTGCCTACCGCTACTTTCTGAATACAGCACTTGGATGGGGCAACATCAGGGCTTGTTCGATGCTTATCAAAGCCTCGCTAAGCGCGATAACTTTAAAAAGTTGAGCCTAGCTCAGCAAAAAGAAGTCAATAACACGCTGCGTGATTTTCGCTTATCGGGCATCGCTCTCGAGGCGGGTCAAAAACAGCGCTTTGGTGAAATTAAATCTCGTCTGTCTGATTTAGGCTCGCAGTTTTCTAACCAAGTACTAGATGCTACTCAAGCGTGGATTAAACACATTACCGATGATGCTCAGTTGGCTGGTTTGCCCGACTCTGCCAAAGCCGCCGCTCAAGCCCAAGCTCAAGCGCGCGAATTAGAGGGCTGGGTGTTTACACTTGATATTCCCTCTTATTTACCGGTGATGATGTATGCCGATGATGCAGCCTTGCGAGAAGAGTTGTACCGCGCCTACTCCACTCGCGCCTCAGACCAAGGGCCTAACGCCGGTGAGTTTGATAACACTCAAGTGATTGAAGAAACGCTGGCGCTTAAGCAAGAGCTGGCCGAGCTACTGGGCTTTGAAAATTACGCTCAGTTATCGTTGTCGACCAAAATGGCTGAAAGCGAACAGCAGGTGTTGGACTTTTTAGGTGAGCTCGCCGAGCGCTCCTATCCTCAAGGCCAAGCGGATCTGGCAGAGCTTACAGAGTTTGCTCATGAACATCACGGTATAGAACAACTTAATGCCTGGGATGTGACCTATTACGGTGAAAAGCTTAAGCAGCATAAATACACCATTTCTGATGAAGAGCTGCGCCCTTATTTCCCTGCTAATAAAGTAGTGCATGGTTTATTTGAAACCGTAAAACGCTTATTTGGCGTAAAAGTCACCGAGCGCTTTGGCGTGGAAGTATGGCATCCTGATGTGCGCTTTTTTGATATTTTCGGTGAAGATGGCGAGCTGCGCGGTAGTTTTTACTTAGACCTGTATGCCCGTGCTAATAAGCGCGGCGGTGCTTGGATGGATGATTGTATGGGTCGTCGTTACCGTGAAGATGGCAGCTTGCAAAAGCCAGTGGCCTATCTTACTTGTAACTTTAATGGCCCCGTTGGCGATCAGCCGGCGCTGTTTACCCACGGCGAAGTAGAAACATTATTTCATGAGTTTGGGCACGGCATTCACCACATGCTCACGAAAGTCGATGTGGCAGGGGTGTCGGGTATTAACGGTGTGCCTTGGGATGCGGTTGAGTTACCTAGTCAGTTCTTAGAAAACTGGTGCTGGCAGCCAGAGGCGTTGGCCTTTATCTCCGGCCATTATGAAACCGGTGCACCCTTGCCTGCCGATTTATTAGAGCGCATGTTAGCGGCGCGTAATTATCACTCGGCCTTGATGATGCTGCGCCAATTAGAGTTTGCGTTGTTTGATTTTAAACTGCACATGAATAAAGACAGTGCTAAGCCCGGCCAAGTGCAAGCTATCCTAGATGAAGTAAGACAGTCGGTAGCTGTGATCACACCGCCGAGCTTTAATCGCTTTCAGCATGGCTTTGCTCATATCTTTGCTGGCGGTTATGCCGCGGGATATTACAGCTATAAGTGGGCAGAAGTGTTGTCGAGCGATGCCTTTTCGCGCTTTGAAGAAGAAGGTATCTTTTGTGCCAAAACTGGCCGTGATTTCTTGCATGCCATTTTGGAGCAGGGCGGTGCTAAAGAGCCCATGGAGCTGTTTAAGCAATTCCGCGGTCGCGAGCCAAATACCGATGCGCTGTTGCGCCACTCTGGCATTACTGCTTAA
- a CDS encoding MDR family oxidoreductase: MFNALLLEESGKDTLARVQRLDVNQLTEGDVLVRVDYSSLNYKDALAITGKGKIVRHWPMVPGVDFAGTVLASDHADHKIGDEVLLTGWGVGEKTWGGMAEKVRVNGDWLQSLPGNMSPKRAMAIGTAGLTAMLSVMALEHAGITPNQGPILVTGATGGVGSTALQLLAKAGFEVHAATGRSAHKEWLTRLGASQVIDRNEFLQEPAPLASQVWAGAIDAVGGRTLANILSQTKMRGAIAACGLAGGVALNTTVMPFILRGVQLLGIDSVYAPIATREIAWQRLEETLPVDFEEQCEVYTLEQSIQAAHDLLAGKLKGRALIQP, encoded by the coding sequence ATGTTTAATGCTTTGTTATTAGAAGAGTCAGGTAAAGACACCTTAGCTCGCGTGCAGCGTTTAGACGTAAACCAGCTCACTGAAGGTGATGTATTAGTACGCGTGGATTATTCCAGCCTTAACTACAAAGATGCACTGGCCATCACCGGTAAGGGCAAAATAGTACGCCATTGGCCCATGGTGCCCGGCGTCGATTTTGCCGGTACCGTGCTCGCTTCAGACCATGCTGATCATAAAATTGGTGATGAAGTCTTGCTTACCGGCTGGGGGGTAGGCGAAAAAACTTGGGGCGGCATGGCAGAAAAAGTGCGGGTAAATGGCGATTGGTTACAGTCTCTACCCGGTAATATGTCCCCCAAACGCGCCATGGCTATTGGTACTGCAGGTCTTACGGCTATGTTATCAGTAATGGCGCTAGAGCACGCCGGCATCACCCCCAACCAAGGCCCTATTTTAGTGACCGGTGCTACGGGTGGCGTGGGCTCTACGGCACTGCAGCTATTAGCCAAAGCCGGCTTTGAAGTGCATGCCGCCACGGGTCGCTCAGCTCACAAAGAATGGCTAACTCGCCTTGGCGCCAGCCAAGTGATTGATCGCAACGAGTTCTTACAAGAACCCGCCCCGCTCGCTAGCCAAGTGTGGGCCGGCGCTATTGATGCAGTAGGAGGGCGAACGTTAGCTAATATTTTAAGCCAAACCAAGATGCGCGGCGCAATCGCCGCCTGCGGACTAGCAGGAGGAGTGGCATTAAATACCACCGTCATGCCTTTTATTTTACGTGGTGTACAACTGCTTGGCATCGACTCTGTCTATGCCCCTATCGCTACTCGGGAAATCGCTTGGCAACGGCTTGAAGAGACTTTACCAGTGGATTTTGAAGAGCAATGTGAGGTTTACACCCTAGAGCAAAGCATTCAAGCGGCACACGACTTATTAGCCGGTAAGCTAAAAGGCCGTGCACTGATACAGCCTTAA
- a CDS encoding universal stress protein: MTEPYKYQHILAAVDMTENNRKVITKAVDRARANNAKLSVIHVDVDLKDLYTEMIDIDIDNIQDQVVADAKQRLENYIGVIDYPIEKKLVICGDLALKVNEAVDIHGIDLLVCGHEQSFWSLLTSSARQLMNTVPCDLLVVPLPKNKK; encoded by the coding sequence ATGACAGAACCCTATAAATACCAACATATCTTGGCGGCGGTTGATATGACCGAAAATAACCGCAAAGTCATTACTAAAGCTGTGGATAGAGCACGCGCTAACAATGCCAAATTGTCAGTGATCCACGTGGATGTGGACTTAAAAGACCTATATACCGAGATGATCGATATCGACATCGATAATATTCAAGACCAAGTGGTCGCCGATGCAAAACAACGCCTTGAAAACTACATCGGCGTCATCGACTATCCTATCGAGAAAAAGCTAGTCATTTGTGGCGATTTGGCACTTAAAGTGAACGAAGCCGTCGATATTCACGGCATCGACTTGTTAGTTTGTGGCCATGAGCAAAGTTTTTGGAGTCTCCTCACTTCTTCAGCTCGCCAGCTAATGAACACAGTCCCCTGTGATCTATTAGTAGTGCCCTTACCTAAAAATAAAAAATAA
- a CDS encoding ion transporter codes for MKPAVRILPPSAFEIVMMVLSIISVIIIVLHQFGPFNATEKELLLKLDTGICLVLLSHFFYGLFRAHNKGQFLRVHWIDFIASIPAIDIFRYGRIFQVLRVLRMLRVANQVIRHLLKNTGSTMLASMLLVLLVVLGGSAIAILMTEAGNPGSNIETAEDAIWWALVTISTVGYGDYYPITTAGRVISAIVILTGVSIFAGISGLVASSLLTPKNEDAERQQQANDNQQHLELKNHLTSLQQEVAELRDEINVLTTLLKQQ; via the coding sequence GTGAAACCAGCTGTACGAATACTGCCACCCAGCGCCTTTGAAATCGTGATGATGGTGTTGTCTATTATCTCGGTCATTATTATTGTGCTGCATCAATTTGGCCCCTTTAATGCGACCGAAAAAGAGCTATTGCTTAAGCTGGATACGGGAATTTGTTTGGTATTGCTTAGCCATTTTTTTTATGGCTTATTTCGTGCTCATAATAAGGGGCAATTTTTGCGAGTACACTGGATAGACTTTATTGCTTCTATTCCAGCAATAGATATTTTTCGCTATGGCCGAATTTTTCAAGTACTGCGGGTATTGCGGATGTTGCGCGTCGCCAATCAGGTGATCCGCCATCTATTAAAAAACACCGGCAGTACTATGTTGGCCTCTATGTTATTAGTGCTACTGGTAGTGTTAGGCGGCAGTGCCATCGCGATTTTAATGACAGAGGCGGGTAATCCTGGCTCTAATATTGAAACGGCAGAAGATGCCATTTGGTGGGCGCTGGTAACTATTTCCACCGTAGGCTATGGTGATTACTACCCTATTACTACGGCGGGACGTGTTATTTCTGCCATCGTTATCTTAACGGGCGTGTCTATTTTTGCGGGTATTTCAGGCTTAGTGGCATCCAGCTTATTAACACCTAAAAATGAAGATGCCGAGCGCCAGCAACAAGCTAACGATAACCAACAACATCTTGAGTTAAAAAACCACTTAACTAGCCTACAACAAGAAGTGGCTGAGCTAAGAGACGAGATAAACGTATTAACAACCTTACTTAAACAACAATAA